GGTGCGCCCGGAATTCTTCCACGTCTTCGTCATCGCGCGGGGCCAGGCCGTAGAGTGAAGCGATTCGCGCCAGGTCATCGATGATAGCTTCTCCCTGGTCGGCGGTATCAACCCAGTGCGAGCGCATCACGGCCACCAGGGTGTTTTCCGCCTGCAACAGTTCGTTGCCATACGCATCCACCACCGAATACAACGCGGTGGGCCCCGGCAGCGCGCGAAACGTACCGGGCAGATAACTCAGGATGCGGTCAGTCTTGGTCGGCATCTCAGCGCTCCACCAGAAGAATGTCGTCAGGTGTCAGGTCGAGCGCTACGGTCCAGTCTTCGCCGTTCACCTTGGCGACGACCTGGAACGTGCCGGCCTCGATCTCCTGGTCCGTCGCGCGCTGGCCACCCGGTCCCTGTACCAGGCTGCGATCGGCAATGCGGCGTTCGGAAGGCGGGCCGGGGGCCGCATCCGAGATGACAGTGGTCACGGCGGCGCGCACAGCGTCGCTGTTGCCGGCCGGGGCCGATTGCACTGCCTGCAGAATCAGATCGACAAGGGCCTGCGCTCCGGGCTTGCCGATATCGGCCCTCCAGGTCAGGACATCAACGACCTTGATGTTTTTAGGATCGCCCACTTCCTTCACGTCTTTGACGATGGCTTTGATGATGTCGGCGCCGCTCGCCGGCTTGCCCGCATCCAGGCCGTCGGTGTATTGCTGGACGGAAGCAATCACCTCGCCCACAACCTTCATCTTTCCCGCGGCCGTCAAGCCTGAGGAAATGGAGATGACCATGCGCAGTTTGAAAAAAACGTATTTGGCCACCAGCGCAGTCAGCACGCCGGCAGCCCGCGTCTCGTTTACCGCCGACCGCAGACTTTCGAAACGCTCAGGAGAACTCTGCACCAGCAGCACCACGTTGCCTGGGTCCGATTGCTTACCGGGAGCGCCGTTCGGGTCCCAGATCTCGGTCAGCACCGCGCGCTCTTCAAAGACCACGCGCGTCAGCGCCGCCAGGGTAGCTTTGTCGAGCCCCTGGAGCTTGGCTTTGGCGCGTAACCGAAGGTCATCATCACTCTCGTCGTCGGCGCCGAGCACGGTGGCGTCAAAATTGGTGACCCGGGTGATTCCGGTGATCGCCTGTTGCAGAGTCGTAATGGCTCCCGCGGGCTGGACGCCTTTGCTGCCCTTGAAATCATCACCGGCGCGCACGGGGACATCGATGCGCGGCTGGCCCCGCTGCAGAGTTCTCGGCTGGGTCGTGACAAACTCCGCCTCACCCTTGGTGGTGCTCAACAAGGTCCCTTCGGGAATCGTGATGTTGCCGTCTGCGGCCGCCGGATCGCGGAAAAAGGTCACCAGTCCTCTGGCAAACTCTTTGGTCTTGCGCGTTACATCCAGGATAGAAACGACCAGCTCGAGCGACTGTCCTTTGGCAGTGTCAATGAATCCCGCCAGATAGGCGGCATTGACTTCTTGAAAGACGGTGGCGATTTCCCGCCCCACCGCTTCGCTGAGCGTGCGGGTCACGCTGCCCACGTTGATGTCGGTCAGTGGCGAAAGACTTTGGCTGGCCGGGAAATAGTTGACGTAAAAAGTAGTGTCATCGTCAGGACCGTGGCCGCCTTTCTGCCACACGACGGCGTTGTCGCCTTCCGAAAAAACGTAGTCGATCTCTTTCTGGAAGGTCTGGTGTTTCTGGTCCTGGGTACCGGAGATGCTGCGGATATCGCTCGCCCGACGCGAAAGCACGTACAGGTCTTCCTTGACATCGTAGAAGATCGGCTCTTTGACCACACCGCCGGTCACGGCGGTCAGAATGTCATCCACCACTTCCAGGTACGGACGGTCAATCAGGTTTGCAGTTGCCGGGTTCACGGTTTACCGCCTCCTTGCAGGAAGAAAGGAAAAACAAGATTCAAGGGAGTGTCGCTGTCGATGACCGACAGAGTCATGCTGATGTCGATCTGGTCGCGGCGGGCCAGGTTTGGCGTAACCGTCAAGCGGAGGACTTTTTTGATGCGCGGCTCCAGGGCCAGGGCCTGCAAGACGTACATCTTCGCGCGATTGCGATTGGTGTCGTTGTTCAGCTCGCCAATCAATTCAGACAATCGCGAACCGTAGTCAGGGTGCCCAAGCAGCGCCAGTTCGCCCATGGGGGTCAGGAAGCGCAGAAGCAGTGCCTGCTCCAGATTTTCATTGCCGGCAAGCGTCTGCAAATCGACCTGACGGGTTTCAGGCCGCGTCCCGTAGAACAAATCGCTGCCGCGCGCGCGGTCGTTCTGAAATTCCAGGTTGCCCAGCAATTTCAGGTCGGCTCCGAATCTTTCTTGTAAGAACGCCACAGCTTCCTGCTCCTTGTTTCATCGGGAATGAGCATGGCTTTTCCCTCTACCTTTACTTATGGCTTTACGGCGGCCATTGGTCGGTTACAAACGGGGCCGCCGGGGGCCCGACAATGGAAAGAATCCCCGGCGGACTGGGAATGAAATCTCCCATGCGCACCAGAGGACGTCCACCCACGCTCACTCCCGAACTGCCCAGCGGGCCAATGACCAGCGGATAAGGGAAGCCCCATACTGAGTTGATCATCAGGCAGAGCGAGCCGGAGGTCGCCAGCGGCATGCCGCCTGCAGTGATCACCGGCGGAAAGATGCCGACGATCGTTCCCGTATCCGGCGGCCCCGAGGCGCCCGGGGTCAC
This region of Terriglobia bacterium genomic DNA includes:
- a CDS encoding baseplate J/gp47 family protein, coding for MNPATANLIDRPYLEVVDDILTAVTGGVVKEPIFYDVKEDLYVLSRRASDIRSISGTQDQKHQTFQKEIDYVFSEGDNAVVWQKGGHGPDDDTTFYVNYFPASQSLSPLTDINVGSVTRTLSEAVGREIATVFQEVNAAYLAGFIDTAKGQSLELVVSILDVTRKTKEFARGLVTFFRDPAAADGNITIPEGTLLSTTKGEAEFVTTQPRTLQRGQPRIDVPVRAGDDFKGSKGVQPAGAITTLQQAITGITRVTNFDATVLGADDESDDDLRLRAKAKLQGLDKATLAALTRVVFEERAVLTEIWDPNGAPGKQSDPGNVVLLVQSSPERFESLRSAVNETRAAGVLTALVAKYVFFKLRMVISISSGLTAAGKMKVVGEVIASVQQYTDGLDAGKPASGADIIKAIVKDVKEVGDPKNIKVVDVLTWRADIGKPGAQALVDLILQAVQSAPAGNSDAVRAAVTTVISDAAPGPPSERRIADRSLVQGPGGQRATDQEIEAGTFQVVAKVNGEDWTVALDLTPDDILLVER
- a CDS encoding GPW/gp25 family protein — translated: MAFLQERFGADLKLLGNLEFQNDRARGSDLFYGTRPETRQVDLQTLAGNENLEQALLLRFLTPMGELALLGHPDYGSRLSELIGELNNDTNRNRAKMYVLQALALEPRIKKVLRLTVTPNLARRDQIDISMTLSVIDSDTPLNLVFPFFLQGGGKP